Part of the Melospiza georgiana isolate bMelGeo1 chromosome 17, bMelGeo1.pri, whole genome shotgun sequence genome, GCGGGGGGAGCCGCTgccggcgggcgcggggcgagGCCGGCGGGGGCGGGCGCTGCCGGGGCGGGCTCCATCCCTCCGGAAGTCTCTCCCGctccctcctttctcctcctttcccccgACAACATGGCCGCGAAGTCggacggcggcggcggcggcccggccgtgctgctggagagccccgagggcggcggcgggcggcgggaggcgggcGCGGAGCCGCCGGCGCGGCGGTACCGGCTGCGGGACGGCTGCTGGGTGTTCTGCGCGCTCCTCGTCTGCTTCGCGGACGGTGCCTCGGACCTGTGGCTGGCGGCCCATTACTACGTGCGGGGGCAGCGCTGGTGGTTCGGGCTGACGCTGCTGTTCGTGCTGCTGCCCTCGCTCGTGGTGCAGATGCTCAGCCTCAGGTGGTTCGTGTACGACTTCGCCGCCAGCACCAAGGACAGCGGCGGCGGCACCAAGGACAGCGGCCCCCGCGGCTGCTGCCGCCTCTGCgtctggctgctgcagggcctgatccacctgctgcagctggggcaggtctGGAGGTACGGGGGGACCCGGGCCGTGGGGGTGCCCGGGGGGTGGGGGAACAGCGGGGATGGGGCGGCTGCAGGGCCTGAttcacctgctgcagctggggcaggtgTGGCTGCGTGGGAGGTATGGGAGAACGGGGGGCATGGGGGTATTGGGGTGATAGGGGTGCTGAGGGGATGCGGATGCTTCTGGGCTTGACacacctgctgcagctggggcaggtctGGAGGTACGAGGGTGCCTGGGGGTGAGGGTACAGGGGGCTGgcatggggctgctgcagggcctgatccTCCTGCTAAAgcttgggcagggctggaggtaCGTGGGGAGGGGGCACATGGGGGTCATGGAGCCAGGCGGGGCCTGGAGGGAGCGGCACAGTGCAGCAGGGACATGGGTGGGGATAACAGCATGGAGACTCCAGGAGGGGTTGGCAAGGCATGGGGAAATgggtggggatggagaggggccAGGCAGCTGAGGAGGCACAGGGATCAATGTCTCTGCAGCCCCAGAAAGATGGGTGATGGAGAAGagctcccagccatgggcacaggggGGCTGTGGGTAGCAGCTGTGGgtgtgggcaggagctgtgggtgtgGGTGAGGAGCCGCAGCCCAGCTcggtgccacagccctgccagccctgctgcctggtGGTGCTGGGCCTGTTGGGGACTTGCCTGGCCATGGCAGTGTGGCTCTGGGGGTGTGAAGTGACTATGCTGGGCCCTGAGCACCTCAGGGCTCCTGTCCTGATCTCACTGGATATGTGGGGTGGTGGGCAAGAAGGTGCTGGTGCTCCCCAGCCTGTCcaggctgccccatcccagtcctggggacaggctggtgctgtgggcagggcaaGAAGCAGAcagacaggctgagggagctcaAGGCCCTTCACCCACCTCTCTGCAGACCCCCCAGCTGCACAAGGTGATGTTTTCTTGGCACCTTCCCCTGCTGTGCCACGGGCCAAGCCCTGCGCCCTCCCAGCTCCAAACCCcactctgggctgggcaccaggcagctctggaggagcCAGGGCCGGGAGGGGAGACAAAGGCAATGCCCAGAACAAtgcctggagccagcagcactCCCTGCTCGGGTTTCCATCCTGTTTCCCCTCCCGAGTGCTGTAGTAGAGGCTCTTTGCTCGTTCCCTGTTGGTGTCTGCATGTTCATTCCCCTACTCCTCCTTCTGGAATGCTCTGGGTGTTTAACTTTGTTTGACAGAGCAGCGTGTGCCGTGCTCAGTACACCTGGCAGCACacctgccctccccatccccctgACAATGGGGCCACTCTCAGGGTACTCTGGCTGCAGGGTGGGTGCAAAACCTGCTTTGGTGTGTGAGGGAGAGGACAGGAGCTCtctggccctgcctgcagctggagtgaGCCTGACACACCTGATCCCAGCCCAAGCTGGAGCTGAGCCGCAGCCGGGGGCTTTGCTCCTGGGGGTGTCAGTCCCGCTCTCGGATCGGCTGAGCCATGGAGACTCCTAAGCCAATTAAAGCGGTAACTCTCAGCACTCACCCTCCAGGACATGTTGGTctcaagcagcagctgaggctcTTTCTAATCTCTGGATTTGGGATTAGTTGGGGTGACCAGTTAAATGCAGTTTGTTAAACCCATTAGTGGGGTTGGATCCGGTGCAGGAGGATGTGGCAGTTAAAGAAGTGTTGGATAAATGCTGCAGGTGAAAGAAAGCATTTTCCCTGGTCAGAGCACTGTGCCCCTTGCCAAACATCTCCCCCTTCCTGATTTACCTGCCTCTTCCCTCACCTCTGGAGATGTCACCTCTACCAACCtcactgcacagccctgagccccacCTGTGATAAAGACCCCAATCCCCAAAAAGAAAGCTGCTTCCCACCTGCAAAAGCAGCTATGGGCACTGGCTCTGTGGTTATTCCTGATTAAATCTGTTGAAGTTAGCAGTCATTGGTATGTTCAGGGTGCACATGCACAAGCTCCATCACCGTGGTctctggagatgctgctgtggcATGACCATGTGTCCGTGtaagtagcagcagcagcaagggccTGTCCCCAGCTGGTCCCACACCACCACTGTGCTTGTGGGCCATGCTTGGATGGTTTTGCATCTCAGGAATTGTTATCCACTCACAAAGCCCCCAGCTTCCTCtccaaagcagctctgcagggcagggatgctgctcgTGCCAGTGTCCTCCTGCCTGCAAGTGTGCCAGGGTCCCCTGCCCcctctgtgggctggcagctggccAGAGTGTGCTGCAGGtcccaccgggctggggacagccctatcagtgcctgtgtctgtgttAGCCCAGGGTCACACATGGTTTGGCTGCCTGAGGTCACTGGGGCCAGACCAGCAGCTCCCTCTCTTCCTGAAAGCCCCCACAGCCTGTGTACCCCCATCCTCTGCTGGCTCGGggacccagtgccacccctcaGCCCTGGTGCCAGTCTGCTAGCAGCCCAGGAGGGCAAGGTCATCCTGGGTGGGCTCATGAcgggtggcagagctggggcctgcaggtTTCCCCACCACTCTGCTCCCTAGAGCTTTGCTCTGTCTGTGTTGGGGCAGGAGGCCCCCAGCTCTTGGGGCCCCCAGCTTTGAGGTGTTGGcttgtcctgctgcagggcccagtgcTGGCAGTCCCCTCCTGGCCCTGGTGCAAAGGACAGGAGGTTTTTAGGGCCAGACAAAGCCTTTCTCTGAGCACAGGCACTCAGGGAGCCCTCAGGTACTCCCATCTGCCCCAAGTAGCCAGAGCACCttgggctgtggggctgcggtgACATGGGCACATGTGCAGCTCTCCCTCATGACCTGACTTGGTAGGATGTGTAAGGGATTAAAATGGCTGTAACAGAGAAGCAATTTTCTCCTTGTTTAAATACAGGATTAAGGGATGAGATCCCAAATTATCTTCTAGGAAAATCACACTTCCCTCTGCTCACTCTGAGACCAGAGGGCCCCTCATCCTTTTCCATCTGAGGATGATGATTAGGGGATTTGtttgcagccagagctgggcttttctcttcattcattttttcccaCATTTGAGAACTGGGCTCAGTATTTGGGACTTGGGGGCAAACAGTGACACTGGTGACAATCCAGCTGTAGTGGGGCTCTGACAAAACCAGTGCCCAACCAAGCCACCACCTTCCTGCTACAGGGTTTTTGTTGGATCACTCTTTGCAATACAAAGGAGGGAGCAATTAGCCCTGAGAGCTCTTGCTGTCGGTTTCTGCCTCATCATCagttttttttttgaaaattaaatgattttttttcaagtgattGATTCTGTGTTTCCCGTGCAGCTGCCGTGGCGCGGGGCTGGGGAGCGCCCGCCGCGCTGGCAGCGCCGGGATCGCTCGCTGGGCTGAAACACCACGGCACGATCAAATGCAGAACAAATAAGAATCAACATTTCATTCGGGAGACTTGATGGGAGATGAAATCTCATTTTAATGAGACCTATGGAGCTGGCAGACAGAGGGATAATTGTGCCCTTGCTGAAAGCTGGGGAGGCCACGGGTCGCTTGTTGAACAGTGCAGgacccagggctggggctctgtATTGTGTgtgggggctgctctgtgctgtggacAGTGGGATCACTGATGAGCCCAATTATCAAGACTAATTACGGGGACAGGATGAGGTCACCAGCTCCCAAGCCTGGTTCATGCatgggcaccctgggacagcagTGATGCCCTACAGCAGCCAGGGCTTTACATTGCTTCCCGTGTTGTTTCCCCGCTATGCTCTGCCCTCACCCCTGGCTGCCCACTGACTTGCTCCCCACCAGAGAGGAGGGTCCCTCACCGGGCCCTTCTGAGGGGCCGTGGCCCTGGAGGTGCCACAGTGACAGCGCTGGCCTGGCTGCCGTGAgcaggtggcactgggatgcAGATCTGTGCCAGGGGCcaggagccaggtggccacAGCCTCTCCCCACCCCAAGCAGCGAGGCACAGGCTGCACAAAGGCTAAAATTAGGCGCTGCCCCGGAGGTGGAGGTTAAAACGTCACTTTGACACCAGCACAGAGAGGCCGGTGggggctgggagtggggctggcagggcagagcagatgGCAGCAGGGTGTCCTGGGGGCTCGGTGGCCCCAGCTGATGGCCCTCAGTGTGCTCTCCGGGCTGTGCAGCCCCGGGGTGGGAGCACTCTGCCGTCCCTGCAgcgggagcagggctggctgctgcctcctcctgctgacGGATGAGCTGAAAGTGCTGCCATCAGGCTTTCTCCCATGCTCTGGGCTGATGGAGTTGTCTGGCAGCACATTCTGGAGCTGATGGAGAAGCCGTTGCTCTGCCAGAGGATTTTATTCTCTGGGAGGAATCTGTGGCCCGATGTCCTCCTGCCGCACCTGTTTTCCTCCTCACCCggctcccttctcctcctggccagcagagccctggccgTGGTGCAGGCAGGACTGCCCGGGGAAGCCCTGCCTGGCCAGCCCTGCGTCCCTCCCGTGGTGCCAGCTCTGGCCCGGTGCCGTGGGGAGGGTCCCTGGTGGCGGTGACTCAGCCGGGCGTGCGTCCGTGCCACGCACGGCTCTGCTGACCCCCGGCCGACCACCAGATGGCCGGGGCCAGCGTGTGGCTGAGCCCGCAGCCCTGCCAAGAGCCCAGGCAACACCGGCATGAGCGCCAGGAGCTTCCTGTGGGCAGCACGGCACAACCAGCTGGTGCCTCCATCCTGGCCggggcaggaggaagcaggGTGGGCTCTGCGCCAGCTGGGACCAAAATATCGCTTTTGAGAAGCAGCCGGATGTGGTGCTGGGTTGGGGCAGCCTGAATCCATGGGGGGCTGGAAAGTGAAGCTGGGGATGGGGTCCCTGTGAGGAAGCCAGACCCTGAATTGTGGGCAAGGACTGGAGTGATGGGTGGGTAGGCACTGTATGGCTGGGTGGGCACCGTGGTGATggcccagggctctggggtgCTGAGCTGGCTTTGCACAAGCTGCCTCTTCCCAAACTGGAGCCCTGGCCTGGGACAGAGATGTGTTCTTCATTGCTgttgccctgcagctcctggcaccccTGACCTAGGGGGCTTTCCATGGTCCCAAATCAACAGGAGCAGGTTGGCAGTGGTCACAGGGCATTCCTGGTGTGCAGAGTGGGGTGAGCTCACCTGGCAGCGTGGGCTCACCTCACCCTTGGCCTGCCTCGCACAGGTACCTCCGCACGCTGtacctggggctgcagagccgGTGGCAGGCCGAGCACCGGCGCCGCCACTTCTACTGGCGGATGATGTTCGAGAGCGCCGACATCAGCATGCTGCGGCTGCTCGAGGCCTTCCTCAAGAGCGCGCCCCAGCtcgtgctgcagctcagcatcaTGGTGCAGCAGAACAGCATCGAGCCGCTGCAGGGTAAGGGACAGCGCTGGCACAGGGGACGGGGTGGGCAGAGGGAGGTCCTGGCTTGTGTGGGCTCTCATGGCCGCTCCCCGCAGGACTCTCAGCCTCGGCCTCGCTGGTCTCGCTGGCCTGGATGATCGCGTCCTACCAGAAGGTGCTGCGGGACTCGCGGGAGGACAAGATGCCCATGTCCTACAAGGGCGCCGTGGTGCAGATCCTCTGGCACCTCTTCACCATCGCCGCTCGTGCCATCGCCTTCGCCCTCTTCGCCTCCGTGTTCCAGCTCTACTTCGGCATCTTCATCGTCACCCACTGGTGCATCATGACCTTCTGGATCATCCAGGGCGAGACGGATTTCTGCATGTCCA contains:
- the XKR7 gene encoding XK-related protein 7; translation: MAAKSDGGGGGPAVLLESPEGGGGRREAGAEPPARRYRLRDGCWVFCALLVCFADGASDLWLAAHYYVRGQRWWFGLTLLFVLLPSLVVQMLSLRWFVYDFAASTKDSGGGTKDSGPRGCCRLCVWLLQGLIHLLQLGQVWRYLRTLYLGLQSRWQAEHRRRHFYWRMMFESADISMLRLLEAFLKSAPQLVLQLSIMVQQNSIEPLQGLSASASLVSLAWMIASYQKVLRDSREDKMPMSYKGAVVQILWHLFTIAARAIAFALFASVFQLYFGIFIVTHWCIMTFWIIQGETDFCMSKWEEIIYNMVVGIIYIFCWFNVKEGRSRYRMCIYYVITLSENAALTILWFLYYDRKVTSDFNALILVCVVSSSFALGIFFMFIYYCLLHPNGPIFSHRSVGCIFRQEPPPVVPGSPVEAVTSPPRSLPRTTGGERDGAPGERDSCVPVFQVRPCAPPAPAARAPRTEGPVIRIDLPRKKYPAWDAHFIDRRLRKTILALEYASPTTPRLQYRTPGAPQEVLEYETTV